The following are encoded together in the Rhinopithecus roxellana isolate Shanxi Qingling chromosome 5, ASM756505v1, whole genome shotgun sequence genome:
- the ATXN3 gene encoding ataxin-3 isoform X1, producing the protein MESIFHEKQEGSLCAQHCLNNLLQGEYFSPVELSSIAHQLDEEERMRMAEGGVTSEDYRTFLQQPSGNMDDSGFFSIQVISNALKVWGLELILFNSPEYQRLRIDPINERSFICNYKEHWFTVRKLGKQWFNLNSLLTGPELISDTYLALFLAQLQQEGYSIFVVKGDLPDCEADQLLQMIRVQQMHRPKLIGEELAQLKEQRVHKTDLERVLEANDGSGMLDEDEEDLQRALALSRQEIDMEDEEADLRRAIQLSMQGSSRNISQDIPQTSGTNLTSEELRKRREAYFENHNSEVDEGKFSSADILLIQQQKQQQQKQQQQQGDLSGQSSHPCERPTTSSGALGSDLGDAMGEEDMLQAAVTMSLETVRNDLKTEGKK; encoded by the exons CAAGAAGGCTCACTTTGTGCTCAACATTGCCTGAATAATTTATTGCAAGGAGAATATTTTAGCCCTGTGGAATTATCCTCAATTGCACATCAGCTGGATGAGGAGGAGAGGATGAGAATGGCAGAAGGAGGAGTTACTAGTGAAGATTATCGCACGTTTTTACAG CAGCCTTCTGGAAATATGGATGACAGTGGTTTTTTCTCTATTCAG GTTATAAGCAATGCCTTGAAAGTTTGGGGTTTAGAACTAATCCTGTTCAACAGTCCAGAGTATCAGAGGCTCAGGATCGATCCTAT aaatgaaagatcATTTATATGCAATTATAAAGAACACTGGTTTACAGttagaaaattaggaaaacag TGGTTTAACTTGAATTCTCTCTTGACGGGTCCAGAATTAATATCAGATACATATCTTGCACTTTTCTTGGCTCAATTACAACAGGAAG gTTATTCTATATTTGTTGTTAAGGGTGACCTGCCAGATTGCGAAGCTGACCAACTCCTGCAGATGATCAGGGTCCAACAGATGCACCGACCAAAACTTATTGGAGAAGAATTAGCACAACTGAAAGAGCAAAG AGTCCATAAAACAGACCTGGAACGAGTGTTAGAAGCAAATGATGGCTCAGGAATGTTAGACGAAGATGAGGAGGATTTGCAGAGGGCTCTGGCACTAAGTCGCCAAGAAATTGACATGGAAGATGAGGAAGCAGATCTCCGCAGGGCTATTCAGCTAAGTATGCAAG gtAGTTCCAGAAATATATCTCAAGATATTCCACAGACATCAGGTACAAATCTTACTTCAGAAGAGCTTCGGAAGAGACGAGAAGCCTACTTTGAAAA tcacaACTCAGAAGTAGATGAAGGAAAATTCTCATCAGCTGACATCCTCTTAAT ACAGCAGCAAAAGCAGcaacagcagaagcagcagcagcagcagggggaTCTATCAGGACAGAGTTCACATCCATGTGAAAGGCCAACCACCAGTTCAGGAGCACTTGGGAGTGATCTAG GTGATGCTATGGGTGAAGAAGACATGCTTCAGGCAGCTGTGACCATGTCTTTAGAAACTGTCAGAAATGAtttgaaaacagaaggaaaaaaataa
- the ATXN3 gene encoding ataxin-3 isoform X6 codes for MTVVFSLFRNERSFICNYKEHWFTVRKLGKQWFNLNSLLTGPELISDTYLALFLAQLQQEGYSIFVVKGDLPDCEADQLLQMIRVQQMHRPKLIGEELAQLKEQRVHKTDLERVLEANDGSGMLDEDEEDLQRALALSRQEIDMEDEEADLRRAIQLSMQGSSRNISQDIPQTSGTNLTSEELRKRREAYFEKQQQKQQQQKQQQQQGDLSGQSSHPCERPTTSSGALGSDLGDAMGEEDMLQAAVTMSLETVRNDLKTEGKK; via the exons ATGACAGTGGTTTTTTCTCTATTCAG aaatgaaagatcATTTATATGCAATTATAAAGAACACTGGTTTACAGttagaaaattaggaaaacag TGGTTTAACTTGAATTCTCTCTTGACGGGTCCAGAATTAATATCAGATACATATCTTGCACTTTTCTTGGCTCAATTACAACAGGAAG gTTATTCTATATTTGTTGTTAAGGGTGACCTGCCAGATTGCGAAGCTGACCAACTCCTGCAGATGATCAGGGTCCAACAGATGCACCGACCAAAACTTATTGGAGAAGAATTAGCACAACTGAAAGAGCAAAG AGTCCATAAAACAGACCTGGAACGAGTGTTAGAAGCAAATGATGGCTCAGGAATGTTAGACGAAGATGAGGAGGATTTGCAGAGGGCTCTGGCACTAAGTCGCCAAGAAATTGACATGGAAGATGAGGAAGCAGATCTCCGCAGGGCTATTCAGCTAAGTATGCAAG gtAGTTCCAGAAATATATCTCAAGATATTCCACAGACATCAGGTACAAATCTTACTTCAGAAGAGCTTCGGAAGAGACGAGAAGCCTACTTTGAAAA ACAGCAGCAAAAGCAGcaacagcagaagcagcagcagcagcagggggaTCTATCAGGACAGAGTTCACATCCATGTGAAAGGCCAACCACCAGTTCAGGAGCACTTGGGAGTGATCTAG GTGATGCTATGGGTGAAGAAGACATGCTTCAGGCAGCTGTGACCATGTCTTTAGAAACTGTCAGAAATGAtttgaaaacagaaggaaaaaaataa
- the ATXN3 gene encoding ataxin-3 isoform X5 has translation MESIFHEKQEGSLCAQHCLNNLLQGEYFSPVELSSIAHQLDEEERMRMAEGGVTSEDYRTFLQQPSGNMDDSGFFSIQWFNLNSLLTGPELISDTYLALFLAQLQQEGYSIFVVKGDLPDCEADQLLQMIRVQQMHRPKLIGEELAQLKEQRVHKTDLERVLEANDGSGMLDEDEEDLQRALALSRQEIDMEDEEADLRRAIQLSMQGSSRNISQDIPQTSGTNLTSEELRKRREAYFEKQQQKQQQQKQQQQQGDLSGQSSHPCERPTTSSGALGSDLGDAMGEEDMLQAAVTMSLETVRNDLKTEGKK, from the exons CAAGAAGGCTCACTTTGTGCTCAACATTGCCTGAATAATTTATTGCAAGGAGAATATTTTAGCCCTGTGGAATTATCCTCAATTGCACATCAGCTGGATGAGGAGGAGAGGATGAGAATGGCAGAAGGAGGAGTTACTAGTGAAGATTATCGCACGTTTTTACAG CAGCCTTCTGGAAATATGGATGACAGTGGTTTTTTCTCTATTCAG TGGTTTAACTTGAATTCTCTCTTGACGGGTCCAGAATTAATATCAGATACATATCTTGCACTTTTCTTGGCTCAATTACAACAGGAAG gTTATTCTATATTTGTTGTTAAGGGTGACCTGCCAGATTGCGAAGCTGACCAACTCCTGCAGATGATCAGGGTCCAACAGATGCACCGACCAAAACTTATTGGAGAAGAATTAGCACAACTGAAAGAGCAAAG AGTCCATAAAACAGACCTGGAACGAGTGTTAGAAGCAAATGATGGCTCAGGAATGTTAGACGAAGATGAGGAGGATTTGCAGAGGGCTCTGGCACTAAGTCGCCAAGAAATTGACATGGAAGATGAGGAAGCAGATCTCCGCAGGGCTATTCAGCTAAGTATGCAAG gtAGTTCCAGAAATATATCTCAAGATATTCCACAGACATCAGGTACAAATCTTACTTCAGAAGAGCTTCGGAAGAGACGAGAAGCCTACTTTGAAAA ACAGCAGCAAAAGCAGcaacagcagaagcagcagcagcagcagggggaTCTATCAGGACAGAGTTCACATCCATGTGAAAGGCCAACCACCAGTTCAGGAGCACTTGGGAGTGATCTAG GTGATGCTATGGGTGAAGAAGACATGCTTCAGGCAGCTGTGACCATGTCTTTAGAAACTGTCAGAAATGAtttgaaaacagaaggaaaaaaataa
- the ATXN3 gene encoding ataxin-3 isoform X3, translated as MRMAEGGVTSEDYRTFLQQPSGNMDDSGFFSIQVISNALKVWGLELILFNSPEYQRLRIDPINERSFICNYKEHWFTVRKLGKQWFNLNSLLTGPELISDTYLALFLAQLQQEGYSIFVVKGDLPDCEADQLLQMIRVQQMHRPKLIGEELAQLKEQRVHKTDLERVLEANDGSGMLDEDEEDLQRALALSRQEIDMEDEEADLRRAIQLSMQGSSRNISQDIPQTSGTNLTSEELRKRREAYFENHNSEVDEGKFSSADILLIQQQKQQQQKQQQQQGDLSGQSSHPCERPTTSSGALGSDLGDAMGEEDMLQAAVTMSLETVRNDLKTEGKK; from the exons ATGAGAATGGCAGAAGGAGGAGTTACTAGTGAAGATTATCGCACGTTTTTACAG CAGCCTTCTGGAAATATGGATGACAGTGGTTTTTTCTCTATTCAG GTTATAAGCAATGCCTTGAAAGTTTGGGGTTTAGAACTAATCCTGTTCAACAGTCCAGAGTATCAGAGGCTCAGGATCGATCCTAT aaatgaaagatcATTTATATGCAATTATAAAGAACACTGGTTTACAGttagaaaattaggaaaacag TGGTTTAACTTGAATTCTCTCTTGACGGGTCCAGAATTAATATCAGATACATATCTTGCACTTTTCTTGGCTCAATTACAACAGGAAG gTTATTCTATATTTGTTGTTAAGGGTGACCTGCCAGATTGCGAAGCTGACCAACTCCTGCAGATGATCAGGGTCCAACAGATGCACCGACCAAAACTTATTGGAGAAGAATTAGCACAACTGAAAGAGCAAAG AGTCCATAAAACAGACCTGGAACGAGTGTTAGAAGCAAATGATGGCTCAGGAATGTTAGACGAAGATGAGGAGGATTTGCAGAGGGCTCTGGCACTAAGTCGCCAAGAAATTGACATGGAAGATGAGGAAGCAGATCTCCGCAGGGCTATTCAGCTAAGTATGCAAG gtAGTTCCAGAAATATATCTCAAGATATTCCACAGACATCAGGTACAAATCTTACTTCAGAAGAGCTTCGGAAGAGACGAGAAGCCTACTTTGAAAA tcacaACTCAGAAGTAGATGAAGGAAAATTCTCATCAGCTGACATCCTCTTAAT ACAGCAGCAAAAGCAGcaacagcagaagcagcagcagcagcagggggaTCTATCAGGACAGAGTTCACATCCATGTGAAAGGCCAACCACCAGTTCAGGAGCACTTGGGAGTGATCTAG GTGATGCTATGGGTGAAGAAGACATGCTTCAGGCAGCTGTGACCATGTCTTTAGAAACTGTCAGAAATGAtttgaaaacagaaggaaaaaaataa
- the ATXN3 gene encoding ataxin-3 isoform X4, which translates to MESIFHEKQEGSLCAQHCLNNLLQGEYFSPVELSSIAHQLDEEERMRMAEGGVTSEDYRTFLQQPSGNMDDSGFFSIQWFNLNSLLTGPELISDTYLALFLAQLQQEGYSIFVVKGDLPDCEADQLLQMIRVQQMHRPKLIGEELAQLKEQRVHKTDLERVLEANDGSGMLDEDEEDLQRALALSRQEIDMEDEEADLRRAIQLSMQGSSRNISQDIPQTSGTNLTSEELRKRREAYFENHNSEVDEGKFSSADILLIQQQKQQQQKQQQQQGDLSGQSSHPCERPTTSSGALGSDLGDAMGEEDMLQAAVTMSLETVRNDLKTEGKK; encoded by the exons CAAGAAGGCTCACTTTGTGCTCAACATTGCCTGAATAATTTATTGCAAGGAGAATATTTTAGCCCTGTGGAATTATCCTCAATTGCACATCAGCTGGATGAGGAGGAGAGGATGAGAATGGCAGAAGGAGGAGTTACTAGTGAAGATTATCGCACGTTTTTACAG CAGCCTTCTGGAAATATGGATGACAGTGGTTTTTTCTCTATTCAG TGGTTTAACTTGAATTCTCTCTTGACGGGTCCAGAATTAATATCAGATACATATCTTGCACTTTTCTTGGCTCAATTACAACAGGAAG gTTATTCTATATTTGTTGTTAAGGGTGACCTGCCAGATTGCGAAGCTGACCAACTCCTGCAGATGATCAGGGTCCAACAGATGCACCGACCAAAACTTATTGGAGAAGAATTAGCACAACTGAAAGAGCAAAG AGTCCATAAAACAGACCTGGAACGAGTGTTAGAAGCAAATGATGGCTCAGGAATGTTAGACGAAGATGAGGAGGATTTGCAGAGGGCTCTGGCACTAAGTCGCCAAGAAATTGACATGGAAGATGAGGAAGCAGATCTCCGCAGGGCTATTCAGCTAAGTATGCAAG gtAGTTCCAGAAATATATCTCAAGATATTCCACAGACATCAGGTACAAATCTTACTTCAGAAGAGCTTCGGAAGAGACGAGAAGCCTACTTTGAAAA tcacaACTCAGAAGTAGATGAAGGAAAATTCTCATCAGCTGACATCCTCTTAAT ACAGCAGCAAAAGCAGcaacagcagaagcagcagcagcagcagggggaTCTATCAGGACAGAGTTCACATCCATGTGAAAGGCCAACCACCAGTTCAGGAGCACTTGGGAGTGATCTAG GTGATGCTATGGGTGAAGAAGACATGCTTCAGGCAGCTGTGACCATGTCTTTAGAAACTGTCAGAAATGAtttgaaaacagaaggaaaaaaataa
- the ATXN3 gene encoding ataxin-3 isoform X2, translating to MESIFHEKQEGSLCAQHCLNNLLQGEYFSPVELSSIAHQLDEEERMRMAEGGVTSEDYRTFLQQPSGNMDDSGFFSIQVISNALKVWGLELILFNSPEYQRLRIDPINERSFICNYKEHWFTVRKLGKQWFNLNSLLTGPELISDTYLALFLAQLQQEGYSIFVVKGDLPDCEADQLLQMIRVQQMHRPKLIGEELAQLKEQRVHKTDLERVLEANDGSGMLDEDEEDLQRALALSRQEIDMEDEEADLRRAIQLSMQGSSRNISQDIPQTSGTNLTSEELRKRREAYFEKQQQKQQQQKQQQQQGDLSGQSSHPCERPTTSSGALGSDLGDAMGEEDMLQAAVTMSLETVRNDLKTEGKK from the exons CAAGAAGGCTCACTTTGTGCTCAACATTGCCTGAATAATTTATTGCAAGGAGAATATTTTAGCCCTGTGGAATTATCCTCAATTGCACATCAGCTGGATGAGGAGGAGAGGATGAGAATGGCAGAAGGAGGAGTTACTAGTGAAGATTATCGCACGTTTTTACAG CAGCCTTCTGGAAATATGGATGACAGTGGTTTTTTCTCTATTCAG GTTATAAGCAATGCCTTGAAAGTTTGGGGTTTAGAACTAATCCTGTTCAACAGTCCAGAGTATCAGAGGCTCAGGATCGATCCTAT aaatgaaagatcATTTATATGCAATTATAAAGAACACTGGTTTACAGttagaaaattaggaaaacag TGGTTTAACTTGAATTCTCTCTTGACGGGTCCAGAATTAATATCAGATACATATCTTGCACTTTTCTTGGCTCAATTACAACAGGAAG gTTATTCTATATTTGTTGTTAAGGGTGACCTGCCAGATTGCGAAGCTGACCAACTCCTGCAGATGATCAGGGTCCAACAGATGCACCGACCAAAACTTATTGGAGAAGAATTAGCACAACTGAAAGAGCAAAG AGTCCATAAAACAGACCTGGAACGAGTGTTAGAAGCAAATGATGGCTCAGGAATGTTAGACGAAGATGAGGAGGATTTGCAGAGGGCTCTGGCACTAAGTCGCCAAGAAATTGACATGGAAGATGAGGAAGCAGATCTCCGCAGGGCTATTCAGCTAAGTATGCAAG gtAGTTCCAGAAATATATCTCAAGATATTCCACAGACATCAGGTACAAATCTTACTTCAGAAGAGCTTCGGAAGAGACGAGAAGCCTACTTTGAAAA ACAGCAGCAAAAGCAGcaacagcagaagcagcagcagcagcagggggaTCTATCAGGACAGAGTTCACATCCATGTGAAAGGCCAACCACCAGTTCAGGAGCACTTGGGAGTGATCTAG GTGATGCTATGGGTGAAGAAGACATGCTTCAGGCAGCTGTGACCATGTCTTTAGAAACTGTCAGAAATGAtttgaaaacagaaggaaaaaaataa